The genomic stretch TCCAAGTATCTAATGATTTTTCGTCTCTTTAGTTCGTTCTATTTCTTTCTTGTGTGTTGACAGAATCTTGATGGAGAGGATGCAAGGCTTGCAGACTATTTTGATGTTATTTCAGGAACCAGCACCGGTGGCCTCGTGACCGCAATGCTAACTGCACCAAACGAGAAGAATAGGCCTCTCTTTGCAGCCAAGGACATCTTGTCCTTCTACTTGGATCACAGTCCCAAGATCTTCCCACAACCTTGGTATCACAATCCAAACACCTTAGCTTATAATTGAAGTCTTCTGCACTGTCTACCATCTCAGAAGAGGTCAACTATTAGTTTTGGTATGGCGGAAGGTCACCGAACAATTTAGATATGACTTGCTCGATCACAAAGATATATGATTTGTTCATATAAGACACAAAATGAATAAGGAGTTGTCGAAGTTGCTCAAGTCATgttacataaaaaggaaaatatgcaCAAATATTTACAGTGATTGTAAATTTGATCACCATCTTTTTGTCAGGAGAAAGAAAAACAGTAAATGAGGAACATAACGCAATCCACTCACCATATCTTGCTTTAAATTCTCGGTTGCAGGGAAGCAATTGCTCGGGCCATTGAATCAATCCGTCGAATTTTGGGACCCAAGTACAACGGAGAGTACCTTCGTCATATTATTAGGGAAAGATTAGGGTGCTTGAAGTTGCACCAAGCATTGACGAACGTGGTGATACCTACTTTTGATATCAAGCAACTTCAACCTACCATCTTTTCCTCCTACAAGGTTCTTCCTTGCATGAAACTCTTTAACTATTTGCACATCGATTTCATTATTTAGCATTTTGTCTAAGTGAACTTCCAAGATTGCCAAAAACACATAAAAACTGTGTTCTTTCAGTTCTTGAAGTTTTCTCTTCGTTCGAAACTTATGCAATAGtgaaagaaagaacagatttcggCTCTTCCAGCTATAGTAGTTGTATGGAAAAAATAGCCAGTTTTTACAGCCAACTTTGTCAAGTTATAGGAGAAAGGAATAGGCCAACTTGGGGTTTGAACAAAGAAGCTGATTACCTTTTGAGTGTCATTTATGTAACCCAAGCCTACAATTCCTTCAAAATGTTTGACAGATTTGTTTAGTCAGGTTTGCATAACTTGGGGAGATGAATTATCCATCACAATCTCCATATGGTGATAGATTAGTGAAATCTCTAGACATGTTTGGTTGACAACAATCTTCTTTTGCATGGTTTATCCAAAACCACAAAAGATCTTGCTAGGAATGATGCATTTTGCATACACACTGCATCTTTAGACTAACTCGGTATGGCTCGAAGATTTGATTCCCAGTGACTGAATGCAGGCAAGAGATGATGAATTAATGGATGCTCAGCTATCTGATATCTGCATTAGCACATCTGCAGCACCAACCTACCTTCCTGCACACTACTTCAAGACTAAAAACCACAAGGGAGAAGTGCGGGAATTCAACCTCATTGATGGCGGCGTTGCTGCAAATAATCCGGTATCGTACTAAATCTCTTTCACTTTTAACATGATGTGTTCGATAATTCTGTGCTAAACTAACCATTCTACCTTTTTCTTTCATCTTCAAATATAGACGTTGATCGCTCTTGGCGAAGTGAGAAAGGATCATTTTAGGAGGGATCCTGAAATCTTCTCATCAACCAAATCTATAGACTGTAGCAAGCTCTTGGTTCTTTCATTAGGCACCGGTATACCGAAGAATGAGAAGAAATATGATGCCAAAAGTGCAGGAAAATGGAGCATTCTTGGTTGGTTGATAAATGGTGGTTCAAATCCATTGATAGATGCTTTCACCCATGCAAGCAGTGACATGGTAGACATACACATCTCTGCGGTCTTCGAAGGTGATTTAGAATCCAACTATTTGAGAATTCAGGTAAATTGTCTCTCTATTTTATTCAGGTCACCAAGTATAACAAGTTCTTTATCCATACTTGATGTGTTATAAGATGGATAATCTTTTCAAGCATTGCCATAAAAGAAGTAGGTTCAAAGAAAGCAGGGTTCTTTTGTTGCTGTAGATCATGGTGAAACCTACCAAGAAATTAGATAGGTTCTCACTCAGTAAAAAATGATCAACATAATTGCAGATTATCTCCTTTTGTTATTCTCAACATACTTACAGTTCTTCAGGTGATTTGTAAACCAGGATGATACGTTGGATGGGCCATTATCCTCTGTTGACATCTCCACAAAGGAAAATTTAGAGAATCTAGTGAAAGCTGGCGAAAAGCTACTAAAGAAACCTGTTTCAAGAGTTAACCTTGAGACAGGTGACTATGAGATTGTAGGCAAGACAAGCAATGAAGAAGCTCTTACAGAGTGAGTTTCAGCATCTGCTAGAATTATGTTAAATGAATAAATATGATTCATACTGAATCTTATTTTAGATATGATCTTGTAAAGTTAGTTGCTCATATGCGAGTGTCATAATAGTTTGTTCGAATTGATTGCAGGTTTGCAATGAAACTTTCTCAAGAACGAAAACAGAGGATGCTGGGATCATCATCTCCAAGAACTTGATCTTTGTGCATGCCATATCATGAGTAGATCCTGTGTAGTGCTGTGTGTCAGGTAGATAGTCTTTTGGttcttttgatatttgtatatgcTTGTAGCTTCTGCATTGCAATTATTTTATTCTTTCTAATAATTGGTTGTATTTATATTCTTTCCAATAAATGGGCTAATCACCCTATATTATTCTTAGAAACAATAGTTTATTCTGGGATTCATTTTTAGCTGTAGATGCTTCTCCAATTCTTCTCCTCTCTTATCAGTTGCAAGGATACAAGGGCAGCCTAAAATCTTTGTTCTATCCAGATGTCTGTGAAGGAAACTTAAATATATCATCATCCAAGTTCATGAATCTGATGATAGCAGCAACATACAACTGTCATTGCTGTGTTCGACAGTGCAGAAAGTGCTTTTCTATCTTCAGACCTTCAGATATCAATGGCCAGATGAATCAAAAAGTGGAAGAATATAAATATTACATTGCTGCAGATGATGGGATTCATCATCTTCCTTACCATACTCATCAAACAACTGAAGAGCATATCATTAACACAATCATTGATAGGCCTCCCTCGACACTACAGCTACTGTCATAGATAGAGACCACATCCAATGACAGCTTGCATCGATAGAGCAAATGCTTTATTGACTCACGACTGATGAGAAGAACACTTCAGTCTCGgttgaggaaggcaaccaagcgaTCCATGAAGGCCAAAGCCTTGTCGGAAGTAGGATTGTCGAGGTGGAAGACATGCCCCTCCCCCTCTGTCTCGACCATCTCCGCCTCACCTCCCCACCCGCTCGCCTTCAGCCCATCGTAGTACGCCCTCCCTCTCTCCCTCAGCAGGTCGTCCCCCGCCACCTCCACCAGCACGCGCTCGCAGGCCAGCCCCTTCAGCCCCGGCGCCCCCTCCGCCAGCGGGTTGATCAGCGTGTCGTCCATCCCCGTCGTCCCCGGGCACACCAGCCTCCACAGCCTCTCCGATTTCTCTCTCGTCTCCCTGTCCCTCGTCTCCGATCCCACCGGCTCCTCCCCCCAGAAGTAGGGATGTATCAGCGCCGCCCCTTTGATCCTCGCGCCGGTCCCCAATCCGCTGATCCCCACTAAGCGGGCCACGTGGTGGGCTATGTTGGCCCCGGCGCTGTCGCCCGACACGAACAAGCGGCCCAAGTCCCCGTGTTCCGCCAGCCAGCTCTCCTCGCCGCCGTCAGCGTGCGACGCGACCCACCGGAGCGCCGCCAGCGAATCGTGGTAGGCGGTGGGCAGCGGGTGCTCGGGCGCCAGACGGTAGCAGACCGACACCGCGATCACCTTGGCCTTGGCCACCAGGGAGTTGAGGAAGCTGGTATACCTCGAGGAGAAGGGCGACTCGATGCAGAAGCCGCCGCCGTGGTAGTAGACGAGCACCGGCAGCTTAGCGTGCGGGAGGCAGGACACATCAGGGAGGAAGAGACGCGCGGAGATGCCGGCGTTCGGGTCGATGACCACGTCCTTGGACGCGACGCCGGTGTCCGGGTCGACACCGGCGGGGACGACGTCGTCGCCGGTAAGGCGCTCGAAGCGGCCGCTCTTGTAGACGCGGACGATGGAGAAGAGCTCGACGTCGACTTCGGCGTCGCGATCCGTTGCCATTGCTAGCGGAGGAAGGGCAAAGCGATAAGGTGTGGTACGGGACAGATCATCATATTGGAAGAAGTGAAGCTGGATttactttatttatttgttttattgGAATCCAACTCAGAAAAGAATCCAACTCGGTGCTTCTGCAGATCTACAACTAACCGGAATCGACACCTACCTAGATTGGCATGATTTAGTGACCTTGATTTGTCCAGAGGTTAGAAACATGTACTATGACTTGACTGAGGTAAGTTCAGAACCACAATGGCAGTTCAGCCAAGTCAAAGCCGTCGTAACCCAGCTGTTCCTTGTTTGGCATGGTTTAGGTGACCTTGATACATCCAGTAGATTAGAAGCGTGTCCGTCAGTTCAGACCGAGACAAGTCGAGAAGGGGTATTGTAGCCTAGTCGCTCTCCGTTGCAGTTTGATGCTTGACCTGCAATGGACTCCGTCAATCTAACAAATACCGTCAAAAAAGAAATTGATTGGCTTACTCTCGTTACTAAGACCAttactaatagaaaaataataatgtgGTCAAGAATATCCGAGATGGTGTAATCAACTTTAGGCCGTGGCATCGGAGCCGATGCGatatggttcgggtccggatgatgggggatcttcctGGGATGACCTTTGAGTCCGCTAAGTTGGCCGGCTGCGATGGTCCGATCGGAAAGGGATCGTCGTTCCCTCCAGGAGGGGGCTCCTCGCTCGGGCGTTTAATGGGAGGCCAccgtcttcgtacctgcacataggtcgggtcgggaagctcgacccgacccctccgacgatcaagttagcggttAGTGACAGGAGGATTCTTTAGCTAAGTTGTGTCTTCTTGTATGTCTCTCCCTTTTTTCCCTCTCCTTTCtcctcggagcgcgagggtttttatagtgagggtTACCGTTGTTTGATGTGCCTACCCGCAGAGggcaggatcgtacttctggtagtGTCTGATACCGACATTGGCGTGACGTGAGGGATCGAGCTTGAGCAGggtattaatgtgcctcggtcgacgttccgaTCTGCGTTGATCAGGTGCTGTGAGGCGTTATTTGGAACAACTAACGTCACGcgagtcttatcgcaattattaTCCTCATTAGCATCAAGTGATGAGCATCTCAGTGTTAATTGATCGACATCTCATATATTCTATGATGCCCAATTTAAGACCTCAATCATGCCCAAATTTCAAAGGGAGGTGTCCTCTGCACCGAACTGATTATTTTTTCCTATTGTGCCTCTCGGTAACTTGGAAGACATTCTCGTGAAGGTCTATGTCTGTGGAATAAAAAGCGAGATTAGTCTTAGATCAAATGTATGAAAAAACTGAGAAGATACCAACATCTTATCCCAAGGCATAAAGCTAAGGCCTATCTCAATGAGCCTCATCTAAAGGATGATAATGGAGTCAGACAGGATGAGAGTCATTCGATGGAATTGCTCCTTCTCTGACCCGTGTAGCCTCGAAGAGGTATTGAAAATATGCTAAACCCTTATAGGATAAAGCCTTCTTGACTTTAAAACCACAGTAAATAAAGAGAAAATATGCTAAACTCTTAAGGCACATATTATAATAAGTGAGTAATAAGGTCACCATCGGGACAATGTGGAGCCTTTGACTCAACGTAAGCCACGAAATAGTATCAAGAGTTCGATGTCATCGTTACAAGAGTTCTTGGTAGACAAGAACTTCTAATGTTAAAAAGTCTTGATAAAGAAAGGTTGAAAGGGGGGAATGAAGGCTTGCCTTTAATGCATCGTTACAAGTGTAAAGATAGAGACGTGACTTGTAGGATCGATGATTGGATCGAGTAAGAATTAGCTTAAACTCGATTGACATATGGAAGACGTCCATAATATTATCCATATTAGAGGCCGAGACGATTGAGTCAAAGTCGATCGAGCCCTCCGAGAGTGGCAAAGCTCTGTTGCCTAAGAGATTCACCTCCAAAGGTGTTACCTCCCTCGAAACAACAACTTTGATCCCTTTCGAGGGGGACAAAATTTTCCTTGCTAACACTAAAAGTTGTGACTGAATTGGTGATTCATTCATCTCCCAATtggtggaaaagaaagaaaagctagAAGGCATTCGAACCTTGGTTGAAATTTGAAAGTTAAGAGAAGTCCAAATACTCCAAATTAATTGGTGTTGGGTGGCGTGATATTTATAGGGGTCAAATGTGACTCTTGAGTTATCCCGAGCAAATATTTGAATAGTCATCTATTTGAGTAGTGGATAGTGTGATGCCACCATAATGATTGagaattatatgaatcatcattacGATCCTTTAGAATCCCGTTGGGTAACCGACATATGGAAGCCTACGGAGATGCCATGTATGAAGAGTATCAAGCTATCATTGCTAGatgcaaagaatcaaatttagaCGATGATCGAATCTACATGCCTGTGGGTGGGAAATATAGTGATGACATCTCACACATACATATAAAACATGAAGAGAAAATCATCATCTTAAACAGCGAACCATTTAAGTCTAAAGCCAACAACATAACCAACATGGTTTGAAGTATTCTCTACTATAACATGACCAACATAATTTGAAATGCTATCTACAACTATAACATAACTGACACTACCTAAAATGCCCTCTATGATGATAGCATGACCGACGTGACCTAAAACATCATCTACGATGACATCACGATCGACACAATCGAAAGGACTCTCAAACAATGACAACATGATCAATATAGCTTAAAGCACTCTCTACAACGTGGTCGACACTAAAATGCATCACCCAATGATGAAGCAACTCAATTAACTTGatctattaaaacataaacacttatcaattggtttcatcatcaaaatatgcaacaaaaattattttgacattcataacttgatttttcatctttgattattcatccttgatcatgatttgaaaattattgtaaaggaaaaaagagatacaaaattatattcttccattcttttttacaatgacaaagggggagatagctagcttgctagctagcttacacaagtcaagaagatgcaaaaacttgctaacttgcttgcttgcttgcacatctaaagagaagatgcaaatgtacttcatgtagcttgcttcatgtaaaacattgtatcttgctagcttgttatcttgcattattttttaaaaacttgctagccttcatacttcaaagagaaataacatttgccaaattgctagcttgaatgttgtaaaataatataaaattttgctagcttgcactttgcaacggaagcaaaaatggtacttctcaaaagagaagaaagagcttgctatcttaaacattactATCttaccaatctcaagaagcaaaacttgtaacttgcacattgcaataggaagcaagaatcgctagcttacacacttcaacaagaaagctatattgcatttgcttttgaaatttttgctagcttgtatgttgtaaacttgctatcttactatcttgcatatctaaaacttgatagcttgaatgatgtaacacttgctaaattttctagcttataaattgcatgatgataaaacttgatattatgttttttattcaatgatttgaacttatatctcaaacacttgatagatagttagaacttctcctttttgctgatgGCAAAGGAGAATAAGTATgataatgttatgcatgatgacatgttataaatattcatgatgaaatttataatgacttgaattcagcttaaattcaaggttctatcaatatgatatattaatagggggagttaaggttaactccgtcatcaattggttgtcatcatcaaaaagagaaaaattattaaatctcaaattttgatgatgaaaccaactaaTAAGTgttcatgatttgatctatgttttgagtgacataggatactttgatcagagagagataattaaagcatgaagaatcatgttgggttggaggaaaacatgttagaagattggacgtcgggctggaggatcgatcgacatatcgatagaaggcttcgggccatggatttgggcattaggccaagaagagtggatattgcaccaaggatattggagttgcggaggtcaactggtcgattgggtaataggccgcaagagagaacgatgcgtcgaagaatcagatgaagcgtcgatgaaccaatgacatgccagacgacatgattcatgcttagtaataattgtctagatcaaagtatatttttatgtgtgtatgattaactatgatagcaaggcataaagcaaaatgaagttccagattcaagaacatgattttgttgggagttcaagagttcattggaATTCCAAATGTTTGTcataagttctaccggaaccaaccgagaaatccaagagcatgctaaagaagctcgtcagaattcgctaagaagatcatcatgaagtataggagcttgctaggaatccgctggaacattgcctagagatcgtcggaagttcaccggaagatcgctggaagctcgctggaagaaatcaaacttattttgcttagaatatatcttagaaatcatagttagcacataattagagttaagattgggaggtaatcccatcaactctgttaggggccaattgggcccgaacttgggctgatttgggctggattcaaggcctaaccaagGTGCTAAAAGAGTGGCCGACGGTCGCACCACTATGGCcgatggtggcatcgcctggagaacaacaccctaggaattctaggcggtggtacccccgGTAGTGAATGCtatcagcggtggtaccgcccctgtcaggtggtggtaccgcctaatggcAGATCctgcggcggtagtaccgcccaggaacgacggtggtaccgcccaggaacagcagtggtaccgccagtactcaggaaacctaggatgagacatttttaggctttgagtttgaatcaacttgaagcctataaatatccctctcatccctggttaacttacatacgtacagagagtttaaaagtaagaaaatactgtagaaatctcttgagaaatctcctcctctagcttaaactttgaATTCTGTTTAAAGAGGAgtatgtgcttgtaaaggttgtctctaaacttgtgaaaaggagaagtggggtgtaagaaggaggttgatcttcacctattaaaggaagattgatagtggatgtcgatggcctcgacggaagaggaattgtcggagtggatgtaagtcatgacgattgaaccactataaaaatccagtttgccttttcttttgtgcaatttatcttactgcaaacatccttacttgcttattgctttcaatacgtttatgagtatgctttcaagttaacatctttcgaaatcagttttcaatATACCAAAGAAATTTTCGTAATCGAcgtgattttatcgctgcactaattcaccccacctcctAGTGTCACTCGTTCCTAACAactttaatgatataaaattcacgtcggggtatattatcttcattggagctaatccaatcagttggagttctaattaGCAAAAGATAATTGCATGATCTACAATGGAATATGAATACCATGCCATTGCAACCGCTATTGCAAAACTCAATttggtcacaaatctgctcaaggaactttGACATCGACTCTACCTCTACTCcttcaatatattgtgataatgtcggagctactTACCTGTGCGCCAATCTAGTGTTTCACTCACACATGAAACACATtgctatcgactttcacttcatgGGAGATCAAGCTGTCAGACATTAACTACGTGTTATCAtgtacatacggctgatcaactagcagactcactcacaaaacctctcgcccgtaaactatttttaTCGCATCGGTCgaagatcgacatccttgatagGATAATCATCTTACAGAGGCATGATAACAACtaagatttctccaactatacGAAAAAATCTTACTACTCTGTTAAGGAAAATCTTCTCTCATGTATAAATATGGATCATATATCAAATATAAAAACATCTTCTTCATCGTTTATTCTCTCATCATCATTCGATTTAATCTATCCTTATTGGAAATACACACAAGTCAATCCAAGTAAAGccaaaattgatagaaaaatatgTCAGCCAATCGTTAGCTAAAACAGATCATAATAATTCCAATGCAACTTGCGTCTTCAAAGCTCGTTTCCAATCCATTGATGTCATGTGTATTGTAGTCTAGTTGGGTGCAGCGTTATCCATTTGGTGCAGGCGACGAAGACTTTTGGCTGCAGctgctacctctctctctctctccaagaaCGAGAGCCATGCCCACCAAGCTTGGCCTTGCTCTCA from Musa acuminata AAA Group cultivar baxijiao chromosome BXJ1-3, Cavendish_Baxijiao_AAA, whole genome shotgun sequence encodes the following:
- the LOC135617962 gene encoding tuliposide A-converting enzyme 2, chloroplastic-like: MATDRDAEVDVELFSIVRVYKSGRFERLTGDDVVPAGVDPDTGVASKDVVIDPNAGISARLFLPDVSCLPHAKLPVLVYYHGGGFCIESPFSSRYTSFLNSLVAKAKVIAVSVCYRLAPEHPLPTAYHDSLAALRWVASHADGGEESWLAEHGDLGRLFVSGDSAGANIAHHVARLVGISGLGTGARIKGAALIHPYFWGEEPVGSETRDRETREKSERLWRLVCPGTTGMDDTLINPLAEGAPGLKGLACERVLVEVAGDDLLRERGRAYYDGLKASGWGGEAEMVETEGEGHVFHLDNPTSDKALAFMDRLVAFLNRD
- the LOC135617959 gene encoding patatin-like protein 2, producing the protein MTYMSQIQSPACGNLVAVLSIDGGGIRGIIPATILTFLEEKLQNLDGEDARLADYFDVISGTSTGGLVTAMLTAPNEKNRPLFAAKDILSFYLDHSPKIFPQPWEAIARAIESIRRILGPKYNGEYLRHIIRERLGCLKLHQALTNVVIPTFDIKQLQPTIFSSYKARDDELMDAQLSDICISTSAAPTYLPAHYFKTKNHKGEVREFNLIDGGVAANNPTLIALGEVRKDHFRRDPEIFSSTKSIDCSKLLVLSLGTGIPKNEKKYDAKSAGKWSILGWLINGGSNPLIDAFTHASSDMVDIHISAVFEGDLESNYLRIQDDTLDGPLSSVDISTKENLENLVKAGEKLLKKPVSRVNLETGDYEIVGKTSNEEALTEFAMKLSQERKQRMLGSSSPRT